From a region of the Methanolinea sp. genome:
- the fliE gene encoding flagellar hook-basal body complex protein FliE — translation MKVIGVVGLPASGKGELSRIARAMGIPVVVMGDVIRDTVIRSGLPVTDRNLGEMAGNLRKERGMAVVADLCIPEIERQAAPVVLVDGIRGDAEVDLFRSHFPGFILIGVDAPFEARLARLSSRGREDDRLDREELRERDRREISWGLGRALACADMLILNDRDLEAFGDQARQLLEGIREDKCR, via the coding sequence ATGAAAGTGATCGGGGTTGTTGGCCTTCCTGCCAGCGGTAAAGGAGAGCTTTCTCGGATCGCCCGGGCCATGGGTATTCCCGTGGTAGTGATGGGAGACGTCATCCGGGACACCGTGATCCGGTCCGGTCTCCCGGTCACCGACAGGAATCTCGGGGAAATGGCAGGCAATCTCCGGAAGGAGCGGGGAATGGCAGTTGTTGCGGACCTCTGTATCCCGGAGATCGAGCGACAGGCCGCCCCGGTGGTCCTGGTTGACGGTATTCGCGGCGATGCGGAAGTCGATCTCTTCCGGTCCCACTTTCCCGGGTTCATCCTCATCGGCGTGGACGCACCGTTCGAAGCCCGGCTGGCACGCCTCTCCTCGCGGGGCAGGGAGGACGACCGGCTCGACCGCGAGGAGCTGAGAGAGCGCGACCGCCGCGAGATCTCCTGGGGGCTGGGGCGTGCCCTTGCCTGTGCCGATATGCTCATCCTCAATGACCGCGACCTGGAGGCTTTTGGGGACCAGGCACGGCAGCTCCTCGAAGGTATCAGGGAGGACAAATGCCGGTAA
- a CDS encoding anaerobic ribonucleoside-triphosphate reductase activating protein gives MVRGVKVNYGGFVDLSTKDWPGRAVCTVFFRGCPLRCSYCHNATIQTGKDERDAGEIIALIDAARPLVSGVIFSGGEPTMQPAPLAALCRAAKDRGLLVGIQTNGYFPDTLALLIDEGLVDRIALDYKSRWEGYAKRWEGYAGSCSRDYALQADRSIAICEDARMSGRLPEFEIVLTIFWGNEREIIGIADHLPRGTLVLQQGIRKRFWKEWTGTDQAGGSVRKSRREIEGERAPLSYEELAVLAESMKRLGRMIRIRTREQGEVVYESDRGCWPSCQR, from the coding sequence ATGGTGAGAGGAGTGAAGGTCAACTACGGAGGCTTTGTAGATCTTTCTACCAAGGACTGGCCGGGAAGGGCAGTCTGCACGGTGTTCTTCCGCGGCTGCCCGCTGCGCTGCTCCTACTGCCATAACGCAACCATCCAGACCGGGAAAGACGAGCGGGATGCCGGGGAGATTATCGCCCTTATCGATGCCGCCCGCCCCCTCGTCTCGGGAGTCATCTTCTCGGGCGGTGAGCCAACAATGCAGCCAGCCCCCCTCGCCGCTCTTTGCCGGGCAGCAAAGGATCGGGGCCTGCTCGTGGGCATCCAGACCAACGGCTACTTCCCTGACACCCTGGCACTCCTCATCGACGAGGGGCTGGTTGACCGGATCGCCCTTGATTACAAGTCGCGGTGGGAAGGGTATGCCAAGCGATGGGAAGGGTATGCCGGGTCCTGCAGCAGGGACTACGCGCTCCAGGCCGACCGGTCGATCGCGATCTGCGAGGACGCCCGGATGTCGGGCAGGCTACCGGAATTCGAGATCGTGCTCACCATATTCTGGGGAAACGAGCGGGAGATCATCGGGATTGCCGACCATCTGCCGCGGGGGACCCTCGTGCTCCAGCAGGGGATCCGGAAACGGTTCTGGAAAGAATGGACCGGCACGGACCAGGCGGGGGGAAGTGTGCGGAAGAGCCGGCGGGAAATCGAGGGGGAGCGGGCACCCCTGAGCTACGAGGAGCTGGCAGTGCTCGCAGAATCGATGAAACGGCTGGGCCGGATGATCAGGATTCGGACCCGGGAGCAGGGAGAAGTGGTGTATGAAAGTGATCGGGGTTGTTGGCCTTCCTGCCAGCGGTAA
- the thiC gene encoding phosphomethylpyrimidine synthase ThiC, with amino-acid sequence MSLIDSARSGTITEEMRVVARQEGVTEDFIRRGISGGHIVIPISPYREVKLCGIGEGLRTKVNASVGTSSDIVDIPMEIEKTRMAERAGADTLMELSTGGDFTEIRKQVIANTTLSVGSVPLYQAFIEAARRDGAVVHMREDDLFRITAEQAKLGTNFMAIHTGINWETVKRLKNQGRHGGLVSRGGAFMTAWMLHNDKENPLYSEFDYLLEIMKEHEVTLSTGNGMRAGAVHDATDRAQIQELIINAELADKAHAQGVQVIVEGPGHIPIDEVEANVILQKRVTNRKPFYMLGPLVTDIAPGYDDRVAAIGASLSSAYGADFICYVTPSEHLALPTPEEVYEGVMSSRIAAHVGDMIKLRKRDADLEMGHARRDLDWERQFQLAMNPTRARQIRDERMPADTDACTMCGDYCALKIVNRHFNF; translated from the coding sequence ATGAGCCTCATAGACAGCGCCAGGTCGGGCACCATCACCGAAGAGATGCGTGTCGTGGCCCGGCAGGAAGGAGTGACCGAGGACTTCATCAGGAGAGGAATTTCCGGAGGCCACATTGTCATCCCGATCTCCCCCTACCGCGAAGTGAAACTCTGCGGGATCGGTGAAGGCCTGCGGACCAAGGTGAACGCATCCGTCGGCACCTCCTCAGATATCGTTGACATCCCCATGGAGATCGAGAAGACCCGGATGGCGGAGAGGGCAGGCGCAGATACCCTGATGGAACTCTCGACCGGGGGAGACTTCACCGAGATCCGCAAACAGGTCATCGCCAATACCACCCTCTCGGTCGGGAGCGTCCCGCTCTACCAGGCCTTCATCGAAGCCGCCCGGAGGGACGGCGCGGTGGTCCACATGCGCGAGGACGACCTCTTCCGGATCACGGCCGAGCAGGCGAAGCTGGGGACCAACTTCATGGCCATCCATACCGGCATCAACTGGGAAACCGTCAAGCGCCTAAAAAACCAGGGCCGGCACGGCGGGCTGGTCTCCCGGGGAGGGGCATTCATGACGGCGTGGATGCTGCATAACGACAAGGAGAACCCGCTTTACTCGGAGTTCGATTACCTGCTGGAGATCATGAAGGAGCACGAGGTCACCCTCTCCACCGGCAACGGGATGCGTGCCGGCGCAGTGCACGACGCCACCGACCGGGCCCAGATCCAGGAGCTGATCATCAATGCCGAGCTTGCAGACAAGGCCCATGCCCAGGGCGTCCAGGTCATCGTGGAAGGTCCGGGCCACATCCCCATAGACGAGGTCGAGGCAAACGTCATCCTCCAGAAAAGGGTGACCAACCGGAAGCCCTTTTACATGCTCGGCCCGCTGGTGACCGATATTGCCCCGGGATACGACGACCGCGTGGCCGCCATCGGGGCCTCGCTCTCATCGGCCTACGGTGCTGATTTCATCTGCTATGTGACCCCCTCCGAGCACCTCGCGCTCCCCACGCCCGAGGAGGTATACGAGGGCGTGATGAGTTCCCGGATCGCTGCCCATGTCGGGGACATGATCAAGCTCAGGAAGCGGGACGCGGACCTCGAGATGGGTCATGCCCGCCGCGATCTCGACTGGGAGCGGCAGTTCCAGCTGGCCATGAACCCGACCCGTGCCAGGCAGATCCGGGACGAACGGATGCCTGCGGATACCGATGCCTGCACCATGTGCGGCGATTACTGTGCCCTGAAGATCGTGAACCGGCACTTCAATTTCTAA
- a CDS encoding 5-formyltetrahydrofolate cyclo-ligase, with protein sequence MDRDKSAVRERARAIRCSLEPGEISSRSAAIGRFVLDLIDGVDPVMVYASKPGEVDTHGLIAALLDQGVSVVVPVIEQETRTLRLSFLRDPGVLVPSTFSVPEPVGCEIPADPADIELVVVPMMAFDRRGYRLGYGAGYYDRFLSDHPWMKKIGVAFSCLELDRIPSDDYDVPMDIIVTDTGIIRISHR encoded by the coding sequence ATGGACCGGGATAAATCGGCTGTACGGGAACGTGCACGGGCGATACGGTGCAGCCTTGAACCAGGGGAGATCTCCTCGCGGTCAGCGGCGATCGGGCGCTTCGTGCTGGACCTCATAGACGGTGTGGACCCGGTCATGGTCTACGCCTCGAAACCAGGCGAGGTGGACACCCATGGCCTGATCGCCGCCCTGCTTGACCAGGGGGTATCGGTCGTGGTACCGGTAATCGAGCAGGAGACCCGGACGCTCCGCCTCTCTTTTCTCCGCGATCCCGGGGTGCTTGTCCCGAGCACGTTCTCGGTCCCTGAACCGGTGGGGTGCGAGATCCCCGCGGATCCTGCCGATATAGAACTCGTGGTGGTGCCGATGATGGCCTTTGATCGCCGGGGATACCGGCTCGGTTACGGGGCAGGCTACTATGACCGGTTCCTCTCGGACCATCCCTGGATGAAAAAGATCGGGGTGGCGTTCTCCTGCCTCGAGTTGGACCGGATCCCGTCAGATGATTACGATGTGCCCATGGACATCATCGTGACCGATACCGGGATTATCCGGATTTCTCACCGGTAA
- a CDS encoding CDC48 family AAA ATPase encodes MADTEYAEVVVKEAARDDAGRGIARLSIEMMRALDVVSGDVIEILGKRRATAIVWPGFPQDTNLGILRIDGTIRGNAGTGVDEKVKIRKVEVGIARKVVIQPTQPIRLVGGEQYLARVLRGRPVMEGQTVRVDVIGNPLTLVIAKVSPRGPAVVTDETEIELKETPYKPEEGKKKEVSDVHYEDIGGLSRELEMVREMIELPLRHPELFERLGIEPPKGVLLYGPPGTGKTLIAKAVANEVDAHFITISGPEIMSKYYGESEGKLREVFEEAQENAPAIIFIDELDSIAPKREDTKGEVERRVVAQLLSLMDGLKGRGQVVVIGATNIPDALDPALRRGGRFDREIEVGIPDRKGRLEIFQVHTRGVPLADDVKVEEYADTTHGFVGADIALLVKEAAMHALRKILPKIDLDREIPAELLDELRVTGTDFDEARRHVEPSAMREVLVEIPDVTWEDVGGLEEVKQELKEAVEWPLKYPGVFEKLQTKPPKGILLFGPPGTGKTLIAKAVANESECNFISVKGPELLSKWVGESEKGVREVFRKARQAAPSIIFFDEVDALVPRRGTYVGSSHVTESVVSQILTELDGLEELKNVTVIGATNRPDMLDPALMRPGRMERHIYVPPPDRESRRKIFEVYLRQAEALLASDVRIDDLVAETDNYVGADIEALVREAKLSAMREFIVAMAGKKETEIADAAINVRITRKHFDAAKKKVRASLDRDALEAAERQAWELLYNQDQREILESALGAIKRAALRRGAKPDTGTLEGLVFSRTKDWNEIKRLTHQVEEELKKTAG; translated from the coding sequence ATGGCAGATACAGAGTACGCCGAAGTTGTGGTCAAAGAGGCGGCCAGGGACGATGCCGGCCGGGGCATCGCCCGCCTGAGCATCGAGATGATGCGGGCGCTGGACGTGGTATCAGGCGATGTTATCGAGATCCTGGGCAAGAGGCGGGCGACCGCCATCGTCTGGCCGGGCTTCCCCCAGGACACCAACCTGGGAATCCTGCGCATCGACGGGACGATCCGCGGGAATGCCGGGACTGGTGTCGATGAGAAGGTGAAAATCCGGAAGGTCGAGGTCGGGATCGCCAGGAAGGTGGTGATCCAGCCGACCCAGCCGATCCGGCTTGTCGGTGGAGAGCAGTACCTGGCCCGCGTGTTGCGGGGCCGCCCGGTCATGGAGGGGCAGACCGTCAGGGTCGACGTGATTGGAAACCCCCTCACCCTGGTTATTGCCAAGGTCTCCCCGCGGGGCCCCGCCGTAGTAACTGACGAGACCGAGATCGAACTCAAGGAGACCCCCTACAAGCCTGAAGAGGGAAAGAAAAAAGAGGTCTCTGACGTCCACTACGAGGACATCGGCGGTCTCTCCCGGGAGCTTGAGATGGTGAGAGAGATGATCGAGCTCCCGCTTCGCCATCCCGAGCTCTTCGAGCGGCTGGGGATCGAGCCGCCAAAAGGGGTACTCCTCTACGGACCGCCCGGGACCGGGAAGACCCTGATCGCAAAAGCGGTGGCAAACGAGGTGGATGCCCACTTCATCACCATCTCAGGGCCGGAGATCATGAGCAAGTACTACGGGGAGAGCGAGGGCAAGCTCCGGGAGGTCTTTGAAGAGGCCCAGGAGAATGCCCCGGCGATAATCTTCATCGACGAACTCGATTCGATCGCCCCCAAGCGGGAGGACACCAAGGGCGAGGTGGAGCGCCGGGTCGTAGCCCAGCTCCTCTCCCTGATGGATGGCCTCAAGGGCCGGGGCCAGGTGGTGGTAATCGGGGCAACGAACATCCCCGACGCACTCGACCCGGCACTGCGGCGCGGGGGCCGGTTCGACCGCGAGATCGAGGTCGGGATCCCCGACCGGAAAGGGAGGCTTGAGATCTTCCAGGTCCATACGCGGGGCGTGCCTCTCGCCGATGACGTCAAAGTCGAGGAGTACGCCGACACCACGCACGGGTTTGTCGGGGCCGATATCGCGCTGCTGGTCAAGGAGGCCGCGATGCATGCCCTCCGGAAGATCCTGCCGAAGATCGACCTTGACAGGGAGATCCCGGCCGAGCTCCTCGATGAGCTCAGGGTGACCGGCACGGACTTCGACGAGGCCCGCCGGCACGTGGAGCCAAGTGCCATGCGGGAGGTCCTGGTCGAGATCCCTGATGTCACCTGGGAGGATGTCGGCGGACTCGAGGAGGTCAAGCAGGAGCTCAAAGAGGCGGTCGAATGGCCGCTGAAGTACCCCGGGGTGTTTGAGAAGTTGCAGACCAAGCCGCCGAAAGGCATCCTCCTCTTCGGCCCCCCAGGTACCGGGAAGACCCTGATTGCCAAGGCGGTGGCAAACGAGAGCGAGTGCAACTTCATCTCGGTCAAGGGACCCGAGCTCCTCTCCAAGTGGGTCGGGGAATCGGAGAAAGGGGTCCGTGAAGTCTTCCGCAAGGCGCGGCAGGCCGCACCCTCGATCATCTTCTTCGATGAAGTCGATGCCCTGGTTCCCAGGCGGGGCACCTACGTGGGCTCCTCGCACGTGACCGAGAGCGTGGTCAGCCAGATCCTGACCGAGCTCGACGGCCTGGAGGAGCTGAAGAACGTGACCGTGATCGGGGCCACCAACCGCCCGGACATGCTCGACCCGGCGCTGATGCGCCCGGGCAGGATGGAGCGGCACATCTATGTCCCGCCGCCGGACCGGGAGAGCAGGAGGAAGATCTTCGAAGTCTACCTCCGCCAGGCCGAAGCCCTGCTCGCCTCGGACGTGCGCATCGACGATCTCGTAGCAGAGACCGACAACTACGTGGGTGCGGATATCGAGGCCCTGGTCCGGGAGGCGAAGCTTTCCGCCATGCGGGAATTCATCGTGGCCATGGCCGGGAAGAAGGAGACCGAGATAGCCGATGCCGCAATCAACGTTCGTATCACCCGGAAGCACTTCGATGCGGCAAAGAAAAAGGTACGGGCATCGCTTGACCGGGACGCACTTGAAGCAGCGGAGCGGCAGGCCTGGGAGCTCCTCTACAACCAGGACCAGCGGGAGATACTCGAGAGTGCGCTTGGTGCCATCAAGCGTGCCGCGCTGCGCAGGGGGGCAAAACCGGATACGGGCACCCTTGAGGGCCTCGTGTTCAGCCGGACGAAAGACTGGAACGAGATCAAGCGGCTAACCCACCAGGTCGAGGAAGAGCTGAAGAAGACCGCAGGCTGA
- a CDS encoding fructose 1,6-bisphosphatase, producing the protein MPTTTISLIKADIGSFPGHSRTHPKILEKAAKMLREEEGKLLIDSFVTHCGDDMELIMTHTRGEDDEKIHALAWKVFTECTKLAKEMKLYGAGQDILSEAFSGNVKGMGPGVAEMEFEERGSDPVLLFMADKTEPGAWNFYLYKMFADPFNTPGLVIDPTMHDGFIFEVHDVMEKRKIEFRTPEEIYSLLAYIGAPSRYVVKYVRRKDGVVAASTSTQRLSLIAGKYVGKDDPVMIVRGQSGLPAVGEILDPFAIPFIVAGWMRGSHHGPFMPVGLPEANCTRFDGPPRVLCLGFQVCNGKLIGPADMFDDPAFDRVRDRCNELADILRAHGPFEPHRLSLDEMEYTTLPNVEKRFRDRWKPIPE; encoded by the coding sequence ATGCCTACGACGACAATCTCTTTGATCAAGGCCGATATCGGGAGTTTTCCAGGCCACTCCCGGACCCATCCGAAAATTCTTGAAAAGGCAGCCAAGATGCTCAGGGAGGAAGAAGGGAAGCTCCTGATCGATTCCTTTGTGACCCACTGCGGCGATGACATGGAGCTTATCATGACCCATACCAGGGGGGAAGACGATGAGAAGATCCATGCCCTCGCCTGGAAGGTCTTCACCGAGTGCACGAAACTGGCAAAAGAGATGAAGCTCTACGGTGCCGGCCAGGATATCCTCTCCGAGGCTTTTTCCGGGAACGTGAAGGGGATGGGGCCCGGTGTGGCCGAGATGGAGTTCGAAGAGCGGGGCTCCGACCCGGTCCTGCTCTTCATGGCCGACAAGACTGAGCCGGGAGCCTGGAACTTTTACCTGTACAAGATGTTCGCCGATCCCTTCAACACTCCGGGACTGGTCATCGATCCAACCATGCACGACGGGTTCATTTTCGAGGTTCACGATGTCATGGAGAAGCGGAAGATCGAGTTCCGGACCCCCGAGGAGATCTACAGCCTGCTCGCCTACATCGGAGCGCCGTCCCGCTACGTGGTCAAGTATGTCAGGAGAAAGGACGGGGTCGTCGCCGCCTCGACCAGTACCCAGCGCCTCAGCCTTATCGCCGGCAAATATGTCGGCAAGGACGACCCGGTCATGATCGTTCGGGGACAGAGCGGTCTTCCCGCGGTCGGTGAGATCCTGGATCCATTCGCCATTCCCTTTATCGTTGCCGGATGGATGCGGGGGTCCCACCACGGCCCCTTTATGCCGGTGGGCCTGCCTGAAGCTAACTGCACCCGTTTCGACGGGCCTCCGCGGGTCCTCTGCCTCGGGTTCCAGGTCTGCAACGGGAAGCTAATCGGTCCCGCCGACATGTTTGACGACCCGGCATTCGACCGTGTACGCGACCGCTGCAACGAGCTTGCCGATATCCTGCGTGCCCATGGGCCGTTTGAGCCTCACCGGCTGTCGCTCGATGAGATGGAGTACACGACGCTCCCGAACGTGGAAAAGAGGTTCCGGGACCGCTGGAAACCGATCCCGGAATAA
- a CDS encoding ribonucleoprotein has product MVNGIVLPIKKVFSLVESKITVEIKDDNRKLQGRLVAVDEYLNIHMDETTEFIDGHRGRNLGTVVIRGNNILSISPSA; this is encoded by the coding sequence ATGGTGAACGGTATCGTACTGCCAATCAAGAAGGTATTCTCTCTCGTGGAATCGAAGATAACCGTCGAGATCAAGGACGACAACCGGAAGCTCCAGGGCCGCCTGGTGGCCGTTGATGAGTACCTCAATATCCATATGGATGAGACGACCGAGTTCATCGATGGCCACCGTGGAAGAAACCTCGGCACGGTCGTGATCCGCGGGAACAATATCCTCTCAATTTCTCCGAGCGCCTGA
- a CDS encoding Lrp/AsnC family transcriptional regulator, which translates to MTRSEEEALKVIQQKPEGVLQSDLWKILEVDSRKCSRIVKKLLDSGQIERVEFRKNGIRTFILRAHRMPVDPGQLLAGEELIPCIACDIECNVIECPKLLDWMYQLAICDAGE; encoded by the coding sequence ATGACCCGGTCAGAAGAAGAAGCGCTGAAGGTAATCCAGCAAAAGCCCGAAGGGGTACTCCAGAGCGATCTCTGGAAGATCCTCGAGGTGGACAGCAGGAAATGCTCCCGGATCGTGAAAAAGCTCCTCGATTCCGGTCAGATCGAGCGCGTCGAGTTCCGGAAAAACGGGATCAGGACCTTTATCCTCAGGGCACACCGCATGCCGGTCGATCCCGGGCAGCTCCTTGCCGGTGAAGAGCTGATCCCCTGCATCGCCTGCGATATCGAGTGCAACGTGATCGAGTGCCCGAAACTCCTGGACTGGATGTACCAGCTCGCCATCTGTGATGCAGGCGAGTAG
- a CDS encoding YIP1 family protein, which produces MDYIELVRGMLFSPVETFQKVKTADLGDALKYFLILVLINTVLSVIISLVVLSSMWVVYSSIYESLGIVVPATIGAGMVAIAILMIFGSIFILFIAAAWLHLWVYILGGRKGYIETLKAIAYGATPELLIGWIPFIGFIGSIWSFILTILGVRELQEMSTGKAAAAAIIAVVVLAIIIILVAAFLFIAYMEMMQVPMNLY; this is translated from the coding sequence ATGGATTACATCGAGCTTGTCAGGGGTATGCTCTTCTCGCCGGTCGAGACTTTCCAGAAGGTTAAGACAGCGGATCTCGGGGATGCCCTGAAGTACTTCTTGATCCTGGTGCTCATCAACACCGTGCTTTCGGTGATCATCAGCCTTGTCGTTCTCTCATCGATGTGGGTGGTATACAGCAGCATCTATGAAAGTCTCGGCATCGTCGTCCCGGCTACTATCGGGGCCGGGATGGTGGCTATCGCCATCCTGATGATCTTTGGCAGCATCTTTATCCTGTTCATCGCGGCGGCCTGGCTTCACCTCTGGGTATACATCCTTGGCGGCAGGAAAGGCTACATCGAGACTCTCAAGGCAATCGCCTACGGAGCAACTCCTGAGCTCCTCATCGGATGGATACCGTTCATCGGGTTCATCGGGTCGATCTGGTCATTTATCCTCACTATCCTGGGCGTCCGCGAACTCCAGGAGATGTCCACCGGCAAGGCGGCAGCAGCAGCCATCATTGCCGTGGTGGTGCTCGCGATCATCATCATCCTTGTTGCCGCCTTTTTATTCATCGCCTACATGGAAATGATGCAGGTACCGATGAATCTCTATTAA
- a CDS encoding MarR family transcriptional regulator, with translation MHPDMPLGALISVIHRNHIIALNTRLRPLGLSASQLPILLFLSHREGIPQEALARHFHLDKATIARAVKRLEDGGFICRKIDPADRRAYGLFLTGKGTEVRDDLRVIDAAWERALLSVVPETNRPVLIRLLRALAEHSIAIAGTGREHGCD, from the coding sequence ATGCACCCGGACATGCCACTCGGAGCCCTCATCTCCGTAATCCACCGCAACCATATCATCGCCCTGAACACCCGGTTACGACCGCTCGGGCTTTCCGCCAGCCAGCTCCCCATCCTCCTCTTCCTCTCCCACCGGGAGGGTATTCCCCAGGAGGCTCTGGCGCGGCACTTCCACCTCGACAAGGCCACCATCGCCAGGGCGGTAAAACGCCTGGAAGACGGCGGGTTCATCTGCCGGAAGATCGATCCCGCCGACCGCCGGGCTTACGGGCTGTTCCTGACCGGCAAGGGAACAGAGGTCAGGGACGATCTCCGGGTGATCGACGCAGCCTGGGAGAGAGCCCTCCTCTCCGTAGTTCCGGAAACAAACCGCCCCGTCCTGATCCGGCTGCTCCGGGCCCTTGCAGAACACAGTATCGCCATTGCCGGGACGGGGCGTGAGCATGGCTGCGATTGA
- a CDS encoding MATE family efflux transporter produces MAAIEAESAGPGPAYQETVTRGVSILRGDPKTAIRKLSGPMIIAMLLMAIYNLADAAWVAGLGADALAGVGFITPLFMILMGLSTGLGAGATSVVARRIGSRDKQGADNAATHAIVLSVAVSAVLLIPLVLYLRPIVELMRAGSVTDLAVEYGSIIFLGSIFFLIVQMAYAILRAEGDTKRTMYAMALSSVLNIVLDPILIYWAGLGVAGAAWATVISIFAVVLVLGYWFFVRKDTYVTITLRNFSPDPQAFRAILGVGFPASIEMLLMSIVVIINNAILVLVAGTDAVAVFTSGWRIVMFAIVPLIAIATSVVSVVGAAYGAREYGKIRDAHRYAISIGVVIALVTSLLTYMLAPWITTLFTYAPESAYLVPMFILFFQTMCLFYPFAPLGMFSSSVFQGTGHGITSLVITLFRNLVFIAVFSYLLAIVFGFGEMGVFMGIVAGNILGGLVGYIWARAFITRLIRTGEVGRKGQIP; encoded by the coding sequence ATGGCTGCGATTGAGGCCGAATCCGCGGGACCGGGTCCGGCATACCAGGAGACCGTGACCCGCGGGGTGAGCATCCTGCGCGGTGATCCGAAGACGGCCATCCGGAAGCTTTCCGGACCCATGATCATCGCCATGCTGCTGATGGCGATTTACAACCTGGCCGATGCCGCCTGGGTCGCCGGCCTTGGGGCTGATGCCCTGGCCGGGGTCGGGTTCATCACCCCGCTGTTCATGATCCTGATGGGCCTTTCCACCGGACTTGGTGCCGGCGCGACCTCGGTTGTTGCCCGGAGGATCGGGTCCCGGGACAAGCAGGGGGCGGACAACGCCGCGACCCATGCCATAGTCCTATCCGTGGCAGTGTCTGCCGTGCTGCTCATCCCCCTGGTACTTTACCTGCGCCCTATTGTCGAGCTCATGAGGGCAGGATCGGTGACAGACCTCGCGGTGGAGTACGGGAGTATCATCTTCCTTGGGTCCATCTTCTTCCTTATCGTACAGATGGCGTACGCCATCCTCCGGGCCGAGGGGGATACCAAGCGGACCATGTACGCCATGGCCCTCTCATCGGTCCTCAACATCGTCCTTGACCCGATCCTGATCTACTGGGCCGGGCTCGGGGTGGCCGGTGCGGCATGGGCAACGGTCATCTCCATTTTTGCCGTTGTCCTGGTGCTCGGATACTGGTTCTTTGTCAGGAAGGATACCTATGTGACCATCACGCTGCGGAACTTCTCCCCGGACCCGCAGGCTTTTCGCGCCATCCTCGGGGTGGGGTTTCCGGCGAGCATCGAGATGCTGCTGATGTCGATAGTGGTGATCATCAACAACGCCATCCTGGTGCTGGTCGCCGGAACCGATGCAGTTGCGGTCTTTACCTCCGGATGGCGGATCGTCATGTTCGCGATAGTCCCCCTCATCGCCATCGCCACATCGGTGGTCTCGGTCGTTGGTGCTGCCTACGGAGCGCGTGAATATGGCAAGATCCGGGATGCGCACCGGTATGCCATCTCCATCGGGGTGGTCATCGCGCTGGTCACGAGCCTCCTTACCTACATGCTCGCCCCCTGGATTACGACCCTTTTTACCTACGCTCCCGAGAGCGCCTACCTCGTGCCGATGTTCATCCTCTTCTTCCAGACCATGTGCCTCTTCTACCCATTTGCCCCCCTGGGGATGTTCTCTTCCTCGGTGTTCCAGGGGACCGGGCATGGCATCACCTCGCTCGTGATCACCCTATTTCGGAACCTGGTCTTCATCGCCGTATTTTCCTACCTGCTCGCGATCGTTTTCGGGTTCGGCGAGATGGGGGTCTTCATGGGTATCGTCGCCGGAAACATACTCGGTGGCCTGGTCGGTTACATCTGGGCTCGCGCCTTCATCACGAGGCTTATCAGGACCGGGGAGGTGGGAAGAAAGGGGCAAATCCCGTAA
- a CDS encoding tetratricopeptide repeat protein — protein sequence MGMTAGRGLLLLLSLLVLCGAVQAVQAEATATGNPTTAGGWYELGNTYMNGGRYDGALHAYEMAIALAPDFAKAYFAKGQVLATIGSHSEAIDAYRSAIAADPALSQVIDSYLVTSEKIVFPDIPSGSLVTGSWASGWNYLVIDNRQGTTDLVVALVPVRSEGASTAVYVKKGYYHYLEGVVPQGLYTFYISYGRLWNAREKRFEENAGYLQWATPQYFPGTLGYGYTMTFIGPVYPPSWFVYNLNPIPENDFPSL from the coding sequence GTGGGTATGACTGCAGGAAGAGGGTTACTGCTGTTGCTGTCGCTGCTCGTGCTATGCGGTGCAGTCCAGGCGGTGCAGGCTGAAGCCACCGCCACAGGAAATCCGACAACGGCAGGCGGGTGGTATGAGCTCGGCAATACATATATGAATGGAGGCCGGTACGATGGGGCACTTCATGCCTATGAAATGGCGATTGCACTCGCCCCCGACTTTGCGAAAGCCTACTTTGCCAAAGGGCAGGTGCTGGCCACCATCGGAAGCCATTCGGAAGCCATTGATGCCTACAGGAGTGCGATAGCCGCAGACCCGGCGCTTTCCCAGGTCATCGACAGTTACCTGGTGACCTCGGAAAAGATCGTCTTTCCCGATATCCCCAGCGGTTCCCTGGTCACCGGTTCCTGGGCTTCGGGATGGAACTACCTTGTGATCGACAACCGGCAGGGAACAACCGACTTGGTGGTTGCACTGGTCCCCGTTCGATCGGAAGGGGCGTCTACGGCAGTCTATGTCAAGAAAGGGTATTATCACTACTTGGAAGGAGTCGTGCCCCAAGGATTGTATACTTTTTACATCTCGTACGGCAGGCTCTGGAATGCCCGGGAGAAACGGTTCGAGGAAAACGCAGGTTATCTCCAGTGGGCAACCCCCCAGTACTTCCCGGGAACACTTGGGTACGGCTATACCATGACTTTCATCGGGCCAGTCTACCCCCCGTCATGGTTCGTCTATAATTTGAACCCTATTCCGGAGAACGATTTCCCGAGCCTGTGA